In Nicotiana tabacum cultivar K326 chromosome 10, ASM71507v2, whole genome shotgun sequence, the DNA window ATATATTGCAAAACAAGTGCCATTTGCTCATGCTGAGAGATGTCATTAGACTTATCaattaatataccaaaataatcTCCTCCCAAGGCATCAATTATAGCTTTCACCTTTTCTTGTGCACAAGCTCTCACAATTTCCTAATTTTTTGCAAAGTCATCATATCATTTTTTGGAACTTTTTTTATTATAACACTATCCACATCGAGAAGCCTTTTTTCCAAGCCATCCAAAGAGCTTGCCACATCAATTGAGGCATTTAAATGAATTCGATCCTCGcatcttcccccccccccccccccaaattgcTTATATTAATTTGGAAATTTAGCATTTTATTAGAACACCTATTGTGGATGCTACTTACTTTACCAACATGTGAAAGAAAACTTTTTCAAGCCTTTTCTTTCAAGCCTTAAAGTCGGTTTTCATGAAAAATCACCTAAACTTTATGAACATAGTCCTTTTTGAATAAATAGAATGCAGCATCTTTCGTGACCTATACTCCAACCATCTAGAAAAGGAACCGTTAAACAAACTCAGATTAAACTGATGCATTTTTTTCCTTCGTGAATGTAGTTTTAGTAGATTTATATTCAACCAACTAATAAGATTCTTTGTGAATATAATGTTTTCTCACTTCATCTCGTATTTTATGGCTATATTTTATCAATATATATTCTTTCTCCGAGGACGACTTTAAGTGACTATAAATCGAACTCATCTACAAAGAGGGGAAGAATTGTCTCTACAACTGCAACTTAGTTGATAAGAATTACATTTCTTTTTTTATTGGTAGAAGAATCTAATTTCCTCAAAATTGCATTCATCTTAATTCACAAGAATCAATGATAacatcctacaaaacaaaaattccATTAATTTTAAGATTCTATCAAGAACACAAACAAGCACAACATTTCCAATAAGGGAATCACGTTCGTCTTATCAATAGCACAATAAAAATAACTCGTAAGGGGACTCACACCCTTCATATATCAAGAATAAAAGTAAACATAAAAATTCTAATAGGGGGAATCACATCCCTCCTATAAATAGCACAATAAAAACAAGATGTTATAAGGGAATCACATCCCTCCTAATTATAACACAACAAAAATAACACGTAATAGGAGGGTGtgctatatttttcttttggtatAATTATAAAGGGTATGATTCCGCTATAACATGTTATATTTATTCTCCTATTTAGTGGAGGGGTGTGATTCCCTTTTAGAAATGTGTTCGTATGTTCTTGATATGATGGGCGATTCCCCAATTACGTATTATTTTTATTGTGCTATTGATAAGAGGAATTTGACTCCCCTATTGGTAATGCTATATTTGCTTGTGTTCTTGATAGAATCTTAAATCTAATAGAATCGTTGTTGTGTAGGAAGTTGTCATTGGTTCTTGGGAGTTGAGATGGATGtatttttgaagaaattttatTCTTCTGAATAGTTCTATAATTAGAAATCTTCCCCTCTTGCAGATGAGCTTGATTTGGAGCTACTTAAAGCCGACCTGGAGAAAAAATATTCATGGATAAATATAGccttaaagtacgggatgtagtGATAAGATACTACATCCAGAAAGGGCCTCCCTAAAACTGCATTTAGGAAGAAAATGCGTCAGTTTAATCCGAATTTATTTAATGATTCACTTTTTAGATGGTTGGAGTAAATAAAGATACTACATTTTGTTTATGTTGCCATTTATTAAAAAATGACCGTGTTTATGGAAGCGCGAGTAATTCTTTCAAAAACACCGGTTTTAAGGTTTGGAATAAAGGTTTGGTCTACATGATGGTGAAGTAAAATTTCCACAATAGGTGTTTCAACAAAATGCTATATTTGTCAAAATCAATGTCAATCAATTCAAATTGCTTTTGACAAGCAAGCTAAGAACAAAAGAAGTGATGGCCAAATTCGTATAAATGTCTCAATTAATATGGCAAAGTTCCTCTTGGAATTTGGATTATTTTTCAAGGTCATGATGAAAGTGCATCTTCGAAAAATAAAGGCTTTTTTCTAGGAATTTGGGACAACTCAAAAGAAGGCTTTCAAATGTGGATACCGTTACataaaaaatcctaaaaaaataatATGATGATGTCGCCAAAAATTCAAAAGGAAATTGTGAGTGCTTGTGCACAAGAAACAATGAAAGTTATAATTGATGGCTTCGATGGATATTATTTGAGATATTAGTTGTTAATATGGATATTATTTGTGATATTAGTTGATAAGTCTAAGGACATTTCGCACCATGAACAAATTATCTTTATTTTGCTATAGTTGACAATAAAGACGAAGTTAATGCGCGAGTTATTGGTTTTGTTTATGTCAGTGATATATCATCATGGTCACTGAAGGAAATAATTTATTCTTTGCTTTTGAATCACTTATTAACTATTAAGTCCATCTAAAATCTGTGGACATGAGTATGATGGAGCTAGTAACATGTGGGGAGAGATGCATGGTCTTAAAGCTTTGATTTTGCACGACACTCTATCATTATATTGAATTTACTGTTTTGCTCATCAATTACAATTAACTTTTGTAATTGTTGTTAAAATACATTTGCATGTGGATAATTTCTTTGCTATATTTGCTAACATGTTAAATGTGGTTGGAGCATCTTTTGAGCATAAAGATCTACTTGGGGATCATATTTTAGAACATTGGATAAGTTTATTGTTTTATTTTCATCTATCATTCATGTGCTTGAGGTGAATGTGAGGGTTCTAATCCAAATGATAGATTTCGAGCAGGATATTTAGTGaatttattttctcattttttgatgTTGAAAGTGTTGGTGATGTCGAATGAACTGAGTGTATCTTTACAGAGGAAAGAGCAAGATATTGTCAAATGGCATGGTATTTTGACCTTATTAAGGAAAGGTTACAATTGATGAGAGAAGGGTGAGAGTTTTGATGGATGAAGTCTCTTCATTTTGTGATAAACATGACATTTTAGTGTCCAAGATAGATGAATTCAATAAGTCGAAGTGTAGACCTTTAGTgtaacatattcaaatcacttaCCTATTGAGCTCTTTTGTGTTGCAACTAATTTGCAACTTCAAGCTTCACAATTGTTTTGATGTTGTGAGCAGTAACTTGCTTCCCGTTATGACAAGTTTGAATCCGGCTAATTCATTTGCTAAATTTGATGAGGAGAGAATAATAAAATTGGCCTATCCAACTGAGTTTGGTGAATTGAAGCTTCTCGATTACTAACTTGATACTTTTATAATGCACGTGAGACGTGTTGACCCTATGTTCTATGATCTGAAAGGAGTTGGTGATTTGGCAAAAGCATTTGTTAAAACAAACCTTATGGAGAATAGTTCACTTGTTTATTTACTTGTGAAGTTTATTATGATTTTATCTATCGCGGTAGAAGAGCATTTTCATCCCTGAAGTACATCAAAAATGAATTGTGTAGTAGTACTAGTGAACCATTTTTAAATGATTGTTCAGTTTGTTACATTGAAAAGGACATATTTATAAATGTAAGCAATGATACTATTATTGACCGTTTTTTGAATATGAAAGCGCGTCAAAATCAAGTATGAATAGATAATTTACTTTCTTATATTTGTACTAAATTAATAATATTCGAAAATTTTGAAGTTTATACTTGGTTCATAAGTTATCATTAAGTTTCCAGAGAGTTGCACTTGAAACTTTGTACCTAACAATTGGCATGTGTATGTTAAAGACAGTGGTGCTCCCGCTACCTTCAAATCCTGTGGAGGTGAGGGCTTTACTGTTAACAGAGAGGTTGGGTCTCGTTGGGCGAAACTTAGTTCCGGCAAGAGCTTTCGGCGGCAGACTGGTGGTGTGAGTTCGGGAGAGAGACGCTGAGTTTAGAATTGGGGCAAGGGTATCTTTGTTCCATCGTGGAGAGAGAAGTGGGTTTGGTGCTTTTTAAGGGAGAAATTTCATCAAAAGAAGAgaggagaggggggggggggggtttagaaaaaaaaagaatctggACTGAAAAAATTTAAAGTTGGGAATCAAACCCAAGTCATCAAATACGAGCGGAACTGAGCAAGCTGACCAGTGCACCCATCCAGTGTTTGTGTATCGGGGTGCAGTGACCCCCCCAACGTAGGTCCGCCTGGGCACATTTACTGCTCTAGAAAACTTTTGCATGTCTCAAATACACCAAGGACAGTAGCATTGCACATCTCCTAAGTCATAATCTCGAAGATGAAAAGCATACCATGACTTTGTTTTGCTTCCGATGTAGGTTTGAATATTGAAGTTGATAGGATATTGGAGATTGCTTGTGTAGTTACAGATGGAAGTTTGACGAAATCAATTGAGGTATTCATACACTGCAACTCTGATTTTGTTATGTTATTAACATCATCGTCTTTTTAAGTTTGCATATTCCCCCTTTCCAAAACAGTGGTTTTCTTTGAGCTTGTGGTTAATCAGGAAAAAGGGAAGTAATGGTCAAATGATACATAACACAAAGCTGTTTTGTGCGAGTAACTTAAATTGATATACACAGTACTTATCTTATAATCTAAATTGAATCTGAAGAATTCCCAGTTCTTCGGTGCTCTTTGGAGGACACTGATCCTACTGCTGCATAATATGGAAAACTTGTGGACCTTTTCAGCTGGTACAATTTTGCCATATGACAGCATTTCTTGTGCATCTGCGAATCACCTCATATATCCTCCTGGTTCTAAAGCAGAGAGTATTTTATGTTTCCAAAAACAGGGTCCGGATTTGGTTATAAATCAACCTAAGGAGTGTCTAGACAAAATGGGTGAATGGTGTCAAGAGCATCATGCAGCTAGTGGTGAGCCGCTTTACCTCTATCAGCATCATTCTGTATTTTAGGCAGCTATTTTTGGAATAAAGTTACTTTTTCAGTAATATCAAAACACCTTTTAGTTCAAGGTAATCTTACTTTCGTTTAGGTTTGACCGAGAGGGTGCTTAAGAGTACAGTCACTGAAGAAGAAGCTGAGAAACAGGTAGATCTAGCCTTTTGTCTTAAATGTACAACAGTGACATTCCAGAATTGGTAAgataaatgacaaaaatatttACAGTGTAATTTCACACATCTGGTTCTACTTGTTCTTTTTTCCCCTTGAACTGGTTACGTATAATATTGTACCGAAAGCTGAAAAAAGCGCTAAGTAGAGGAATGGACCCATTTCTGAGTATCCCACTATAGTGCCAGTTAAACAACCCCCCTTCCCTCCCCTCTTTTGGTGTACGACAGGTCTCTCTCACCTCATAAGGGACTCTTGAGGATACGGTTTGAAAACATAGACCAAATCCTAAAGAGTATACTCGTTTATGCGCATCAAGATATTGAGGGGCTTGTGAATGCTCTTAAAGAGAGGCGCTTCCAGAACGCGAACGCAACAGGCACCTGTTGTCAGCTCGTGTATGTTTTGGTCTATGTATTTTTCTCTTAGGGGTAATATTCTGGACAATAACTTCATGTGATACTGAAACTCAAATTTTTTAAACCATTGTTTTTTCATGTGCTCGTTTTTGGATAAATCCTTGCCTCCTAGATGTTGATAATTAGCAATTACTTTTAGAGTGGCTATGTCCTCACATTGAAATTGGTCCTTGAAGTGAATACCGTTTTCAATTTTTCCCATGCCACAAAGGCAAAAAATATAGCTTCAAGTTGAAGAGTTGTAACCACATCAATATCTTTCGTTCCCTctgcctttttttcttctttctgttgTAAATTTTATTGCCTCCTCGTGTTGATTGTTTGCTATTTCAGTCTAAGATTTTCCGATGAATCTTGGAGACAGATCataattgagaatttgagatgCATGGCAATTGCTATGTGGTCCATATTATTCTTATGTTTTGCTTGCATTATGTAGGCTATTGAATTTGTCAAGAGAAACATTGGCACATATACACCATTACTAGCAGGAAATTCAGTCTACGtggattttcaatttttgaagGTATGGTTATGTTAGTATAAATCTATACACGTATCATTTTGAGGTATCTCATCTACAAGTAAATGGACATGTGATTACTATATATTTCTTGCTTCTTGGCTACTTAGTCGAGCATTCTTCAGTGTTTCTAGACAGTTTCCCTCGATTGGCCTTTTAAATTAAGGCTTGTTGCTAAATTGTTTTCATTCTATTTATATCTGTGCAGAAATACATGCCGAATCTGGCTAGTCTTTTTTCACATGTACTAGTTGATGTCAGCAGTGTCAAGGCATTGTGTGTTCGTTGGTTTCCAAGAGGTAAAACCAGTACAACATTTTGAGGTTTATCATGTCTACTTTAAAGTATCCCTCAACGGGTGGGGGTGGTTAAGGGGGCGGACGGCTAGGTATTCTATTTTTTATTACAACATTCAGTGCCAGGCTGCTAGCATAGTGTATTCTGATACAATAGGCGGATATCTAATTGCTTTGAGTGTTGCATGTTTTATTTTCCTGCTTTTTCATTAGATAGCAAAAGGGCTCCTAAAAAGGAAAGCAAGCATAGAGCCATGGATGACATTAAGGAGAGCATAGCAGAACTCAAATACTTCAAGGAACACATATTCAAGGCCTCCAAGTCTAATTAGTGACTTCGTTACGGGTTTTACTTCTGGTCCCACAATTTGGTATTAAAGTGGTGAAGGTCTCTTGTTGTATGTGAAGTATGAAACATTGTGCTTAACAAtaggtcgtttggtaggaggtattagaaaaaatagtGTAAGCATTAactctatgcattactaataccttgtttgatacattttttcaacttgtgtataactaatacattagttatacatcatacttggtattatcctatgtataagtaCAGCAAAGAAAATcatggcattagtaataccaaggctattaatgcatgcatttgtatggttaaagacaaaattgtccttaaagtcccttagAGCTAGAGAATATGGACGACTTTTTTGTAaataactatttttcttaaatattatgCAATGCactataattttaatacaccataCCAAACCGtaaataagaaataatatctgcataactaatgcttgcattactaatacaccttattccacactattcttatacaccctaccctGATTAAAGGTTTTTCTTACTTACTATTTCAGCAATCAATTCATTTTAGCAACCCATAAAGCGATAGTGAGAGAGAgtaaagggaaagaaatcaaCTTTCTTTCTGATACTATATGGAATTGGCTAAGGAATTGTATGCTTGGGAAACTGGTGCCTGAGGTTTGAGCAGTTGTACGTGGGTGTTGGAATAAGTTAGTCACTTCATTATTTTAAGTTCACTTTGGTCCCTAGTGTCTTGTTTCCCTATGTGTAAATCATGTTTGCACTTCTCAGAGGCCATGAATAAAATCTTATTTTGCCCTAGTTTTCGTTCTCTTCTTAGCTCTAGCTTAGCCCTAGTTAGCTTCTTCCAAAAAAATTCAGCATCCGTATCATCTTCCTCTTGCTTTTCCAGTAAAAGACGAAATCAGATTTGGTCGCAATCCCAGAGACACTGATGACAAGAGTAGATTTTCTATACTCCAAGCTCACTTGATTGCCATGTAAAAGGAATATGGGAGTTGATCAAAATGTTGTTTCAAGTTCACTTGGCAAGTGATTATTTACGATTTCTCCATGAAACATACTTTGAAATCCAGAATGATTTTAACTCACTTATGCAAAACTCTACGCAACAGAAGAGAGCTTATAAATTCTCAAATTCTGCACTTGCACTTGAATAGTTCATAGAGAGGTTTTGTCACAATTTCTACTAACTACTAATAATTTTCAAGAGTTGGCAAAATGGATGATCGAGGGTCTCCTCAAGTTGTTATTGCTATGACTTTTTCTTGCATTCAGGTTGAACTTTGAGCTCCCCTAATAGTCTCAAACACAGCTGAAAAGTCATGGTCTCCCAAACCCAAGCTCCTCGCCTTCTTGAATGCCTCATTAGCAGCAGCTGCTACTGGCATTGGCACTGCATTCTCGTCTCCGAGTGCTAGAGCCAACCTCATGTC includes these proteins:
- the LOC107777565 gene encoding oligoribonuclease, yielding MNQFSNAFSLLNLDVADRQDEIRTDITNGGTGRVNRKGKGKDKYGSPGEMEVLEHEKEDQKSVSGEYKLPLVWIDLEMTGLNIEVDRILEIACVVTDGSLTKSIEGPDLVINQPKECLDKMGEWCQEHHAASGLTERVLKSTVTEEEAEKQAIEFVKRNIGTYTPLLAGNSVYVDFQFLKKYMPNLASLFSHVLVDVSSVKALCVRWFPRDSKRAPKKESKHRAMDDIKESIAELKYFKEHIFKASKSN